The proteins below come from a single Agrobacterium vitis genomic window:
- a CDS encoding thermonuclease family protein, whose protein sequence is MAARKAAGGARRGGANKRRSSGGTRAKRTGSGGSLWPWFGALVVVVAGVSAYDHRKELPGLIDKTFGTGGKYIAQLQGHAPRETSSRSETGPVPPASVPTPMARRLDPTPLPPATTMIPTASMMPRSRDDSPLPPATTLVPGQVVASLQPRGVDKQRVSGKFYYCGTSGLDNCVVDGDTFWVNKTKIRVADIDAPETEQAKCKSERDRGFAAKVRLRDLLSAGSFDLSPFGMRDEDQYGRKLRVVSRNGRSLGAMMVDEGLVRPWTGHRQPWC, encoded by the coding sequence ATGGCGGCTAGAAAAGCAGCGGGAGGGGCAAGGCGCGGGGGCGCAAACAAACGCCGGTCATCCGGTGGGACGAGAGCAAAACGGACCGGGTCGGGCGGCAGCCTTTGGCCATGGTTTGGTGCGCTTGTCGTGGTGGTGGCCGGTGTTTCGGCCTATGACCACCGCAAGGAATTGCCGGGACTGATCGACAAGACGTTCGGAACAGGTGGCAAATATATCGCGCAATTGCAGGGCCATGCACCCCGCGAGACCAGTAGCCGCAGCGAGACTGGCCCGGTTCCGCCCGCAAGCGTTCCAACGCCGATGGCCCGCAGGCTTGATCCGACGCCACTGCCACCTGCCACGACGATGATACCGACAGCATCGATGATGCCGCGTTCAAGAGATGACAGTCCCTTGCCGCCCGCTACCACGCTGGTACCGGGACAGGTCGTTGCCTCGCTACAGCCGCGCGGGGTCGATAAGCAGCGGGTGTCCGGCAAGTTCTACTATTGCGGCACGAGTGGGCTCGACAATTGCGTTGTCGATGGCGACACATTCTGGGTCAACAAGACCAAGATCCGGGTTGCCGATATCGATGCGCCGGAAACCGAACAGGCGAAATGCAAATCCGAGCGCGACCGGGGCTTTGCCGCCAAGGTCCGGTTGCGTGATCTTCTCAGTGCCGGCAGTTTCGATCTTTCTCCCTTTGGCATGCGGGATGAAGACCAATATGGCCGGAAATTGCGCGTGGTGAGCCGCAATGGTCGTTCACTCGGTGCGATGATGGTCGATGAGGGATTGGTCAGACCCTGGACCGGCCATCGCCAGCCCTGGTGCTGA
- a CDS encoding AGE family epimerase/isomerase translates to MSNVNQGKPLADQWSGRPYHRKWLLDQADGLFDFFQTAAINPKGGFYDLARDGTPLTTDNPVRGIHASARMVHCYAIGDLLGRPGAADVVDHGMRYLWRKHRDEKNGGYVWQLNDDGVADGSKQGYGHAFVLLAASSAKTVGHPLADRMLEDITEVLETKFWEERHGAIAEEFSEDWQPVAGYRGQNSNMHLTEALMAAFEATGEQHYLDKATRIADLIINRRAREEAFRVAEHFDEEWVVDRNYYHPNEMFRPAGTTPGHWLEWARLVLQLWVLTGKQHDWMPEAASGLFYQSMLLGWDRKKGGFYYTLDWDNVPAKTFKLWWPLCEAAGAAHYLNQHQGRDLNEENYRKIWNFIANNTIDKQFGGWHEEMTEDLVPSNSLFPGKGDIYHALQACLIPLFPAEGSLTKVIQEYPLDV, encoded by the coding sequence ATGTCGAACGTCAATCAAGGAAAACCGCTAGCTGACCAATGGAGCGGACGGCCTTACCATCGCAAATGGCTGCTGGATCAGGCCGATGGCCTGTTTGATTTTTTCCAAACCGCTGCGATCAACCCCAAGGGCGGCTTCTACGATCTTGCCCGCGACGGCACACCATTGACGACAGACAATCCGGTGCGCGGCATCCACGCCAGCGCCCGCATGGTGCATTGCTATGCGATCGGCGATCTGCTGGGCCGTCCCGGCGCTGCCGATGTGGTGGACCACGGCATGCGTTATCTGTGGCGCAAACACCGTGATGAAAAGAACGGCGGCTATGTCTGGCAATTGAACGACGATGGCGTCGCCGATGGCTCCAAGCAGGGCTATGGCCATGCTTTCGTGCTGCTGGCCGCCTCTTCGGCCAAAACCGTCGGCCATCCGCTGGCCGACCGGATGTTGGAAGACATTACCGAGGTGCTGGAGACCAAATTCTGGGAGGAGCGCCACGGCGCCATTGCCGAGGAATTCTCGGAGGACTGGCAGCCGGTCGCCGGCTATCGCGGCCAGAATTCCAACATGCATCTCACCGAAGCGCTGATGGCCGCCTTCGAGGCGACCGGCGAGCAGCATTATCTCGACAAGGCCACCCGGATCGCCGATCTGATCATCAACCGCCGCGCCCGCGAAGAAGCCTTCCGCGTTGCCGAACATTTCGATGAGGAATGGGTGGTGGACCGCAATTACTATCACCCTAATGAAATGTTCCGCCCCGCTGGCACCACACCCGGCCATTGGCTGGAATGGGCGCGCCTGGTGTTGCAGCTCTGGGTGCTGACCGGCAAGCAGCATGACTGGATGCCGGAAGCGGCAAGCGGCTTGTTCTACCAATCGATGCTGCTGGGCTGGGACCGCAAGAAAGGCGGCTTTTACTACACGCTGGATTGGGACAATGTCCCCGCCAAAACCTTCAAACTGTGGTGGCCGCTTTGCGAGGCCGCAGGCGCTGCCCATTACCTCAACCAGCACCAGGGCCGCGACCTGAACGAGGAAAACTACCGCAAGATCTGGAATTTCATCGCCAACAACACCATCGACAAGCAATTCGGTGGCTGGCACGAAGAAATGACGGAAGACCTTGTGCCATCAAACAGCCTGTTTCCGGGCAAGGGTGACATCTATCACGCCCTTCAAGCCTGCCTTATTCCGCTGTTTCCAGCCGAAGGCAGCCTGACCAAGGTTATCCAGGAATATCCGCTGGACGTGTAA
- the metH gene encoding methionine synthase, with product MLDQLFGREGANRDGAEILKALQQAARERILILDGAMGTEIQGLGLDEDDFRGERFIGCACHQKGNNDLLILTQPEAIEDIHFRYAMAGADIVETNTFSSTRIAQADYEMEGAVYDLNKHGAQVVRRALLRAEREDGKRRFVAGAIGPTNRTASISPDVNNPGYRAVSFDDLRLAYGEQIDGLIDGGADLILIETIFDTLNAKAAIFACEERFLAKGIRLPVMISGTITDLSGRTLSGQTPSAFWNSVRHAKPFTIGLNCALGADAMRPHLQELSGLADTFVSAYPNAGLPNEFGQYDQSPEYMAKLVEGFAEEGIVNVVGGCCGSTPAHIQAIAEAVKGKTPRQPVEHRPFMSLSGLEPFVLTKDIPFVNVGERTNVTGSAKFRKLITAGDYNAALVVARDQVENGAQIIDINMDEGLIDSEKAMVEFLNLIAAEPDIARVPVMIDSSKFQIIESGLKCVQGKPIVNSISLKEGEENFVAQAKLIRNYGAAVVVMAFDETGQADTYERKVAICERAYKILTEEAGFSPEDIIFDPNVFAVATGIEEHNNYGVDFIEATRTIRQRMPLVHISGGVSNLSFSFRGNEPVREAMHAVFLYHAIQAGMDMGIVNAGQLAVYESIDAELREACEDVVLNRRPDGTERLLEIAERYRGTGEAKARVQDMSWRELPVEKRLEHALVNGITEFIDADTEEARQNAARPLHVIEGPLMAGMNVVGDLFGAGKMFLPQVVKSARVMKQAVAVLLPYMEEEKRANGGTGEREAAGKILMATVKGDVHDIGKNIVGVVLACNNYEIIDLGVMVPAAKILEVAIKENVDIIGLSGLITPSLDEMVHVAAEMQRQGFNVPLLIGGATTSRVHTAVKIHPQYQKGQAVYVLDASRAVGVVSSLLSPDTRDTTIETLRTEYAKVADAHARAELEKQRLPIARARANAAKVDWTNYKPKKPSFTGIKVFDDYDLKELAQYIDWTPFFQTWELKGRYPAILEDEKQGEAARALFADAQAMLTKIIDETWFRPRAVIGFWPANSVGDDIRLFTDDARRQDLATFFTLRQQLSKRDGRPNVALSDFVAPVDSGVEDYVGGFVVTAGIEEVAISERFERANDDYSSIMVKALADRFAEAFAERMHERVRKEFWGYGADEAFAPEELIAESYAGIRPAPGYPAQPDHTEKVTLFNLLDATATTGVTLTESYAMWPGSSVSGLYIGHPDSYYFGVAKVERDQVEDYAARKGMEVREIERWLGPVLNYVPKAAVDEDAAA from the coding sequence ATGCTCGATCAATTGTTTGGACGTGAAGGGGCGAACCGCGACGGCGCAGAGATCCTCAAAGCTCTGCAACAGGCGGCGCGTGAGCGTATTCTGATCCTCGACGGTGCTATGGGCACGGAAATTCAGGGCCTTGGCCTGGATGAAGATGATTTTCGCGGCGAGCGTTTCATTGGTTGCGCCTGCCACCAGAAGGGCAATAATGACCTTCTTATCCTGACCCAGCCGGAAGCCATTGAAGACATCCATTTTCGCTACGCGATGGCGGGGGCGGATATTGTCGAGACCAACACCTTCTCATCGACCCGAATCGCGCAAGCAGATTATGAGATGGAAGGCGCTGTCTACGATCTCAACAAGCATGGCGCGCAGGTCGTGCGCCGCGCGCTTCTTCGTGCAGAGCGCGAAGATGGCAAGCGCCGTTTTGTGGCCGGTGCGATTGGCCCGACCAACCGCACGGCGTCCATTTCGCCCGACGTCAACAATCCCGGCTACCGCGCTGTGTCGTTTGATGATCTGCGCCTTGCCTATGGCGAGCAAATCGATGGCCTGATTGATGGCGGTGCCGATCTCATCCTGATTGAGACGATTTTCGACACGTTGAACGCCAAGGCGGCGATTTTTGCCTGCGAGGAGCGCTTCCTCGCCAAGGGCATTCGTCTGCCGGTGATGATATCAGGCACGATCACCGACCTTTCAGGCCGCACCCTATCTGGCCAGACGCCTTCGGCGTTCTGGAACTCGGTGCGCCATGCCAAGCCATTTACCATTGGCCTGAACTGCGCGCTGGGTGCTGATGCCATGCGTCCGCATTTGCAGGAACTGTCGGGCCTTGCTGATACCTTCGTTTCTGCTTACCCCAATGCCGGCCTGCCGAATGAGTTCGGCCAATATGACCAGAGCCCGGAATATATGGCAAAGCTGGTGGAAGGCTTTGCTGAGGAAGGCATCGTCAATGTGGTTGGCGGCTGCTGTGGGTCCACACCTGCGCATATCCAGGCCATTGCCGAAGCGGTAAAGGGAAAGACGCCACGCCAGCCGGTTGAGCACCGCCCGTTCATGTCGCTTTCGGGCCTTGAGCCTTTCGTGCTGACCAAGGATATTCCCTTCGTCAATGTCGGCGAGCGCACCAACGTCACTGGTTCGGCCAAATTCCGCAAGCTGATAACCGCTGGTGATTACAACGCCGCCCTCGTGGTGGCGCGTGATCAGGTCGAAAACGGCGCGCAGATCATCGACATCAACATGGATGAAGGTCTGATCGATTCAGAAAAGGCCATGGTTGAATTCCTCAACCTGATTGCCGCAGAACCGGACATTGCCCGCGTTCCTGTGATGATCGATTCATCCAAGTTCCAGATCATCGAATCTGGCCTGAAATGCGTGCAGGGCAAGCCGATCGTCAATTCCATCTCGCTGAAGGAAGGCGAGGAAAATTTTGTCGCCCAAGCCAAGCTGATCCGCAATTACGGTGCCGCTGTTGTTGTCATGGCTTTTGACGAGACAGGGCAGGCCGATACTTACGAGCGCAAGGTTGCGATCTGTGAGAGGGCCTACAAAATTCTCACCGAAGAAGCGGGCTTCTCACCGGAAGACATCATCTTCGACCCGAACGTGTTTGCCGTTGCCACCGGCATTGAAGAGCACAACAATTACGGGGTTGATTTCATTGAGGCGACCCGCACCATCCGTCAGCGTATGCCACTGGTGCATATTTCCGGCGGTGTCTCCAACCTGTCCTTCTCGTTTCGCGGCAACGAGCCGGTGCGCGAGGCCATGCATGCGGTGTTCCTCTACCACGCCATTCAGGCGGGTATGGACATGGGCATTGTCAACGCTGGCCAGTTGGCGGTGTATGAAAGCATTGATGCCGAGCTGCGCGAAGCCTGCGAAGATGTGGTGCTGAACCGCCGCCCTGATGGCACAGAACGCCTGCTGGAAATCGCCGAGCGCTATCGCGGCACGGGCGAGGCGAAAGCCCGCGTGCAGGATATGTCTTGGCGCGAACTCCCTGTGGAAAAGCGGCTGGAGCATGCGCTGGTCAACGGCATTACCGAATTTATCGATGCTGATACTGAGGAAGCGCGGCAGAATGCGGCGCGGCCTCTGCACGTCATCGAAGGTCCGCTGATGGCGGGCATGAATGTGGTGGGCGATCTGTTTGGCGCGGGCAAAATGTTCCTGCCGCAGGTGGTAAAATCCGCCCGCGTGATGAAGCAGGCCGTGGCTGTGCTGCTGCCTTACATGGAAGAAGAAAAGCGCGCCAATGGCGGCACGGGCGAGCGCGAAGCCGCAGGCAAAATCCTGATGGCCACCGTGAAGGGCGACGTGCATGACATTGGCAAAAACATTGTCGGCGTGGTTTTGGCCTGCAACAATTACGAGATCATCGACCTTGGCGTGATGGTGCCTGCGGCCAAAATTCTGGAAGTGGCGATCAAGGAAAATGTCGATATCATCGGTCTTTCCGGCCTGATCACCCCATCGCTGGATGAAATGGTGCATGTGGCCGCTGAAATGCAGCGCCAAGGCTTTAACGTGCCGCTGCTGATCGGTGGCGCCACCACCAGCCGGGTGCATACGGCGGTGAAAATCCATCCGCAATATCAGAAGGGCCAAGCGGTTTACGTGCTGGATGCCAGCCGCGCCGTGGGCGTAGTCTCGTCCTTGCTGTCGCCGGATACCCGCGACACGACGATTGAAACCTTGCGCACTGAATATGCCAAGGTGGCCGATGCCCACGCCCGCGCCGAGCTGGAAAAACAACGTCTGCCAATTGCCCGCGCCCGCGCCAACGCCGCCAAGGTGGATTGGACCAATTATAAGCCGAAAAAGCCAAGCTTCACCGGCATCAAGGTGTTTGACGATTACGACCTCAAGGAATTGGCACAGTACATCGACTGGACACCTTTCTTCCAGACATGGGAGCTGAAAGGCCGTTATCCCGCTATTCTGGAAGATGAAAAGCAGGGCGAAGCCGCCCGCGCGCTCTTTGCCGATGCGCAAGCCATGCTGACCAAGATTATTGACGAAACATGGTTTCGCCCCCGCGCCGTCATCGGCTTCTGGCCAGCCAACAGCGTTGGTGATGATATCCGCCTGTTCACGGACGATGCCCGCAGGCAAGACCTCGCCACCTTCTTCACGCTCCGCCAGCAGCTTTCCAAGCGCGATGGCCGCCCGAATGTCGCCCTGAGTGATTTCGTGGCCCCGGTTGATAGCGGCGTGGAAGATTACGTTGGCGGCTTTGTGGTCACGGCAGGTATCGAAGAAGTGGCGATCTCTGAGCGGTTCGAGCGTGCCAACGACGATTACTCCTCCATCATGGTCAAGGCCCTTGCCGACCGCTTCGCCGAAGCCTTCGCCGAGCGCATGCATGAGCGCGTGCGCAAGGAATTCTGGGGTTACGGTGCAGACGAAGCCTTTGCGCCAGAAGAGCTGATCGCAGAATCCTACGCCGGTATCCGCCCAGCCCCCGGCTATCCTGCCCAGCCTGACCACACCGAAAAGGTCACGCTGTTCAACCTGCTGGACGCCACGGCCACGACAGGCGTAACACTGACGGAAAGCTACGCCATGTGGCCCGGCTCCTCCGTCTCCGGCCTCTACATCGGCCATCCGGATAGCTATTATTTTGGCGTGGCCAAAGTGGAGCGCGATCAGGTGGAAGATTACGCGGCCCGCAAGGGGATGGAAGTGCGCGAGATTGAGCGTTGGCTTGGGCCAGTGCTGAATTACGTGCCGAAGGCAGCGGTGGATGAGGATGCTGCGGCGTAA
- a CDS encoding aminotransferase class IV family protein: MSDCFPCKTTLNGHAVSADDLAPLAFSGFAHFTAMQVRQGRVRGLDLHLERLRLASLAMFGMALPDEQVRAHLRTVLNGAPNDLSLTATIFSRSGEFTVPAAPDNLAILVRTARPSNGPAGPLRLDVVLHERPLASIKHVGESTKTYYLRKAVERGFDDAAFLDTKGRLSEATIWNLVFWDGEAVVWPRADMLHGVTMGIIRRQLEKLGIPQRQQEVRLEDLKNMTSAALMNSWTPGIAISSIETTNFTETSTLTELLHRAYQAEPAISIG; the protein is encoded by the coding sequence ATGTCCGATTGTTTTCCTTGCAAGACCACGCTCAATGGCCACGCCGTATCGGCGGACGATCTCGCCCCACTCGCCTTCTCAGGCTTTGCGCATTTCACCGCCATGCAAGTGCGGCAAGGGCGCGTGCGAGGACTTGACCTGCATCTGGAACGCCTGCGTCTGGCATCTCTTGCAATGTTCGGAATGGCACTGCCCGATGAGCAGGTCCGCGCCCATTTGCGCACAGTGCTCAATGGAGCGCCAAATGATCTGTCACTCACCGCAACGATATTCTCCCGCAGCGGTGAATTCACAGTTCCTGCTGCACCAGACAATCTCGCCATTCTGGTGCGCACAGCCCGCCCCTCGAATGGCCCAGCAGGACCTTTGCGACTGGATGTCGTTCTTCATGAACGCCCTCTCGCCTCGATTAAGCATGTTGGCGAATCTACCAAAACATATTACCTGCGCAAAGCCGTTGAACGTGGCTTTGACGATGCTGCTTTTCTGGATACAAAAGGTCGGCTGAGTGAGGCAACAATCTGGAATCTGGTGTTTTGGGATGGTGAAGCCGTTGTCTGGCCCCGCGCCGATATGTTGCATGGCGTAACAATGGGCATCATTCGCCGTCAGTTGGAAAAACTGGGCATTCCTCAGCGGCAACAGGAGGTCAGGCTGGAAGACCTTAAAAACATGACAAGCGCCGCCCTGATGAATTCATGGACACCCGGCATTGCGATCAGCAGCATAGAGACTACGAATTTCACAGAGACCAGCACGTTAACGGAGCTGCTCCACCGCGCCTACCAAGCCGAACCTGCAATTTCAATAGGATGA
- a CDS encoding MerR family DNA-binding transcriptional regulator — protein sequence MRIGEFARQTGTSIRMLRYYEAEGLLTPTRTASGYRDYGQAEKNVIERIKLLGAAGMTLPVILQFLPCALDARAEFEPCDELRSILRQHVALVDQRVDKLVQSRTLLSELLTTLDEQDPNLVETQA from the coding sequence ATGAGAATTGGCGAATTTGCCCGGCAGACGGGCACGAGCATACGCATGCTGCGTTATTACGAGGCGGAAGGGTTGTTGACACCCACACGAACGGCCAGCGGATATCGCGACTATGGGCAAGCGGAGAAAAATGTTATCGAGCGCATCAAGCTGCTTGGGGCTGCCGGCATGACGCTTCCTGTGATTTTGCAGTTTTTGCCATGCGCCCTTGATGCCCGCGCTGAGTTTGAGCCTTGCGACGAGCTTCGGTCAATCCTGCGCCAGCATGTTGCGCTTGTTGACCAGCGTGTCGATAAGCTGGTGCAAAGCCGTACATTGCTCTCGGAGCTTTTGACCACGCTGGATGAGCAGGACCCAAATCTGGTTGAAACCCAAGCTTGA
- a CDS encoding GNAT family N-acetyltransferase, which yields MLIRPSTSLDAQGMSDALNEIFAAGLRKSAGDPQLVLANYIEHKDRIECSVAQDDEGRIFGFQSLRFATVDNPYGTPVGWGIIGTHISPLAARRGIGSALFRATLQAAKSFSLDNIEAAIGADNEAGLAYYEAMGFRTYRSSEVTICKVYRIEADAHKPV from the coding sequence ATGTTAATCAGACCTTCGACCTCTCTTGATGCACAAGGGATGAGCGATGCCCTGAACGAGATTTTTGCAGCAGGCTTGCGCAAAAGTGCTGGTGATCCGCAATTGGTGCTGGCGAACTATATTGAGCACAAGGACCGTATCGAGTGCTCAGTCGCGCAGGATGATGAGGGCCGTATTTTCGGCTTTCAGTCACTACGATTTGCGACTGTGGATAATCCTTATGGCACGCCAGTGGGGTGGGGCATTATCGGTACGCATATCAGTCCGCTTGCGGCCAGAAGAGGCATTGGTTCGGCCCTGTTCCGCGCAACATTGCAGGCCGCAAAGAGTTTTTCGCTGGATAATATTGAAGCCGCGATCGGTGCCGATAACGAAGCAGGCTTGGCTTACTATGAGGCAATGGGTTTTCGGACCTATCGCTCTTCAGAAGTGACGATTTGCAAGGTGTATCGTATCGAGGCTGATGCGCATAAGCCTGTTTGA
- a CDS encoding acyltransferase family protein, translated as MKSIGSVLDEHRGIGPGFDFLRIFLAVMVLLDHSFLIAEGEKYQFSQPGITVLQAAILPMFFALSGFLITGSAIRLRLKDFLLNRGIRIVPALAVDIVFAALILGPLFTTVSLPTYFQSYEFWAYFANIFGVIHYVLPGVFEHNPFPATVNGSLWTVPYEIGCYAIMSALIIFGFLKRPMMALVATACVAVIIIALKVENISPSSMGGLFAPESSGYTLLNHFIGLRGLMLYVNFMLGSVFFLFRRFIPKHWLLAVISCIVPIATSFALPDVSGSTLCTIFAPMLVYLTVYVGMVRIPPIPIYHRGDYSYGIYLYGYPFQQALVNLFPKLTSPWLHFAISLPIATVIAMGSWHFIEKPILRLRKKFSFTAQKGEEKEVLPQAAAVTRSA; from the coding sequence ATGAAGTCGATTGGTTCTGTCTTGGATGAGCATCGAGGCATCGGTCCGGGATTTGATTTTCTGCGAATTTTCTTGGCAGTCATGGTTTTACTCGACCATTCGTTCCTGATTGCCGAAGGTGAAAAATATCAGTTTTCGCAGCCCGGAATCACGGTCTTGCAGGCTGCTATCCTGCCGATGTTTTTTGCGCTGAGCGGCTTTCTGATTACCGGCAGCGCCATCCGCCTGCGCCTGAAGGACTTCCTGCTCAATCGCGGCATCAGGATCGTGCCCGCTCTTGCGGTCGACATTGTGTTTGCTGCCCTGATCCTCGGTCCACTGTTTACCACGGTCAGCCTGCCGACCTATTTTCAGTCCTATGAATTCTGGGCCTATTTCGCCAATATATTTGGCGTTATCCATTATGTCCTACCGGGCGTCTTCGAGCACAATCCCTTTCCGGCCACCGTGAATGGCTCTCTCTGGACCGTTCCCTATGAGATCGGTTGCTATGCCATCATGTCTGCGCTGATCATTTTTGGCTTTCTAAAGCGCCCTATGATGGCACTGGTGGCGACGGCATGTGTCGCCGTGATCATCATCGCCCTGAAGGTCGAAAACATCAGCCCCTCGAGCATGGGCGGTCTTTTTGCACCCGAAAGCTCCGGCTACACCCTGCTTAACCACTTTATCGGCCTGCGCGGCCTGATGCTCTATGTCAATTTCATGCTGGGATCGGTGTTCTTCCTGTTCCGCCGCTTCATTCCGAAGCACTGGCTGCTGGCAGTTATCTCCTGCATCGTTCCGATTGCCACCTCTTTCGCGCTTCCTGACGTCAGCGGCAGCACGCTCTGCACCATTTTTGCGCCAATGCTGGTCTATCTCACCGTCTATGTCGGAATGGTGCGCATTCCACCCATCCCGATCTACCATCGGGGAGATTATTCCTACGGGATCTATCTCTATGGATATCCCTTTCAGCAGGCCCTGGTGAACCTGTTTCCGAAGCTGACATCCCCATGGCTGCACTTTGCCATATCCCTTCCCATCGCAACCGTAATTGCCATGGGGTCGTGGCATTTCATTGAAAAACCGATCCTGCGGCTAAGGAAGAAATTCAGCTTTACGGCCCAGAAGGGTGAAGAGAAGGAAGTTTTGCCACAGGCTGCTGCCGTTACACGATCAGCGTGA
- a CDS encoding helix-turn-helix domain-containing protein, with product MTLLKKTPDVHDYNILAGERLKSARKNKGMSQADVARELGVTFQQLHKYEKGINGMSASRLAAAATLLGMDPDFFYTADSAVAPPKDTTSELTDLVKATSRSDALELNTCFASIKNSNTRKIIISIIEQIASAR from the coding sequence ATGACATTGCTCAAAAAAACACCAGACGTGCACGATTATAACATTCTGGCGGGTGAACGTTTGAAAAGCGCCCGCAAGAATAAGGGGATGAGCCAAGCCGACGTTGCAAGAGAACTGGGGGTGACATTCCAACAGCTGCATAAATATGAAAAGGGCATCAACGGCATGAGCGCCAGCAGACTTGCCGCTGCAGCCACTCTCTTGGGAATGGACCCCGATTTTTTCTATACAGCCGATAGTGCCGTGGCACCGCCCAAGGATACCACAAGCGAGCTGACAGATCTGGTGAAAGCGACATCGCGTTCAGACGCGCTTGAACTCAACACATGTTTCGCCAGCATTAAAAACTCCAATACACGCAAAATCATTATTTCCATTATCGAGCAGATTGCATCTGCCCGTTAG
- a CDS encoding LuxR family transcriptional regulator, with the protein MTEDMTSPNLDKTLSFLSQIKQTDTVKNLVDLTKHATSRYGVKNIVIGFPPEIGMLPSQQMQGILLADWPDEWSHLYFRDNLAFQDPAIRHIVNSEPSFVWSDFSKTLPISRDEKWLMDQAKEFFVSNGFTLPILSLDGRCAGVTFAGSDIDDSPQARTGMALIASLVFARALELYGANQKQTTRLTPREREVIGWIANGKTDWEISVIFGVSEKAVTKHVGNIMMKLGAVSRSHAIAEAFRQKLIC; encoded by the coding sequence ATGACTGAAGACATGACATCGCCAAACCTTGATAAAACCCTATCATTTCTATCTCAAATAAAGCAAACAGACACAGTCAAAAATCTTGTAGATTTAACAAAACATGCGACAAGCCGATACGGTGTTAAAAATATCGTTATAGGATTTCCACCAGAAATCGGAATGCTACCCAGCCAGCAAATGCAGGGTATTTTACTTGCAGACTGGCCTGACGAATGGTCGCATCTTTATTTTCGCGACAACCTTGCATTTCAAGACCCTGCCATCCGACACATCGTCAACTCGGAACCCTCCTTTGTCTGGTCGGATTTTTCCAAAACATTACCTATAAGCCGTGACGAAAAATGGCTGATGGATCAGGCCAAGGAGTTTTTTGTCAGCAATGGCTTCACTCTCCCCATCCTATCCCTGGACGGACGCTGCGCTGGTGTCACATTCGCCGGCAGCGACATCGATGATTCACCCCAGGCAAGAACCGGCATGGCGCTGATCGCAAGCCTCGTCTTCGCACGCGCGCTAGAACTATATGGCGCAAACCAGAAACAGACCACTCGACTGACCCCGAGGGAAAGGGAAGTCATCGGCTGGATTGCCAATGGCAAGACGGATTGGGAAATCAGCGTGATTTTCGGAGTCTCCGAAAAGGCCGTGACCAAGCATGTTGGCAATATCATGATGAAACTCGGCGCCGTCAGCAGATCACACGCCATTGCAGAAGCCTTCCGGCAAAAATTGATATGCTGA